In a single window of the Deinococcus aetherius genome:
- a CDS encoding M23 family metallopeptidase, which yields MRRLFRLVIVLALLAGAAYLFWPTLQNTWRYVSLTTAPAPTEGSLPNPLPGRNLVDTWGAARSEGRRHEGVDIFAPRDTPIRATTRGVVLNVGENRLGGRTVMVLGPGRQRHYYAHLERYADIREGQWIEAGDVVGSVGDSGNAQGTPTHLHYGIYTAGGAVNPYPLLRQEE from the coding sequence GTGCGCCGCCTGTTCCGCCTCGTGATCGTCCTCGCCCTGCTCGCGGGGGCCGCGTATCTGTTTTGGCCCACGCTCCAGAACACCTGGCGATACGTCTCGCTGACGACGGCGCCCGCACCGACGGAGGGCAGCCTGCCCAACCCCCTGCCCGGCCGGAACCTCGTGGACACCTGGGGGGCGGCCCGGAGTGAGGGGCGGCGTCACGAAGGGGTGGACATCTTCGCACCGCGCGACACGCCCATCCGCGCCACCACGCGCGGCGTCGTGCTCAACGTGGGCGAGAACCGCCTCGGCGGGCGCACGGTGATGGTGCTCGGCCCGGGCAGGCAGCGGCACTACTACGCGCACCTCGAACGGTACGCGGACATTCGGGAGGGCCAGTGGATCGAGGCGGGCGACGTGGTGGGCTCCGTCGGCGACAGCGGGAACGCGCAGGGGACGCCGACGCATCTGCATTACGGGATTTACACGGCGGGCGGGGCGGTCAATCCGTACCCGCTGCTGCGGCAGGAGGAGTGA
- a CDS encoding cysteine hydrolase family protein, with protein MTDTPTPPALVLIDIQKGFLNPIWGERNNPDAEANATRLLAAWRAQGWPVFHVQHLSRGPESPLRPGQDGAEFQPGFEPRPGEGHVTKHVNSAFIGTDLEGQLRGQGIGRLVIAGLTTDHCVSTTTRMAGNLGFDVTLLGDATATFDRTFGNLHLTADELHRAHLASLHGEFATVRTTSEVLAELG; from the coding sequence ATGACCGACACCCCCACGCCGCCGGCCCTGGTGCTCATCGACATCCAGAAGGGCTTTCTCAACCCCATCTGGGGCGAACGCAACAACCCGGATGCCGAGGCGAACGCGACCCGCCTGCTCGCGGCGTGGCGAGCCCAGGGCTGGCCGGTCTTCCATGTCCAGCACCTCTCGCGTGGGCCAGAGTCGCCGCTGCGGCCCGGCCAGGACGGCGCGGAGTTCCAGCCCGGCTTCGAGCCGCGCCCCGGCGAGGGCCACGTCACGAAGCACGTCAACAGCGCCTTTATCGGCACCGATCTGGAAGGACAGTTGCGGGGGCAGGGCATAGGGCGCCTCGTGATCGCGGGGCTGACCACCGACCACTGCGTGTCCACCACGACCCGCATGGCGGGAAACCTGGGGTTCGACGTGACCCTGCTGGGCGACGCCACGGCAACCTTCGACCGCACCTTCGGCAACCTGCACCTCACCGCCGACGAGTTGCACCGTGCTCACCTCGCGAGCCTGCACGGCGAATTCGCCACGGTGAGAACCACGTCCGAGGTGCTGGCCGAGTTGGGCTGA
- a CDS encoding class I SAM-dependent methyltransferase, whose product MTTRVKSVNLSPSPHRTGRACVWVEHEGRVLMVGLEWGGWTLPGGGIHPEETGAQAAAREAWEESGARVEVTGEALTLGGGVLCFPARLLSLEPSPEGRPVTWVNPRSLPWANDVQLRQVLAGMGETPPALALPERVSVALAEAERLGFDRSCSLEVGRLLRTLAASRPGGCLAELGTGTGVGAAWLLAGMDDTARLTTAELDPGRAKVARRVLGDDPRAEVLAGDWRKAIPHGPFDLLFSDCAPSKRETESLEVLVDALRPGGMLVLDNFSPPAHLPEGLHAGDPEREALWNYPGLICTEVAVSAGERIILAARRG is encoded by the coding sequence GTGACGACGCGGGTGAAGTCGGTCAACCTCTCCCCCTCCCCCCACCGCACGGGCCGCGCCTGCGTCTGGGTCGAGCACGAGGGCCGGGTGCTGATGGTCGGGCTGGAGTGGGGCGGGTGGACCCTGCCGGGGGGCGGCATTCACCCTGAAGAGACGGGCGCCCAGGCCGCCGCCCGCGAGGCCTGGGAGGAGAGTGGGGCGCGGGTGGAGGTGACGGGGGAGGCGCTGACCCTCGGCGGCGGGGTGCTGTGCTTCCCCGCCCGCCTGCTCTCCCTCGAACCGAGCCCGGAGGGGCGCCCCGTCACCTGGGTCAACCCACGCTCTCTGCCCTGGGCGAACGACGTGCAACTCCGGCAGGTGCTGGCAGGGATGGGGGAGACGCCCCCCGCCCTGGCCCTCCCGGAACGGGTGTCGGTGGCGCTCGCCGAGGCGGAGCGGCTGGGCTTTGACCGCTCGTGCAGCCTGGAGGTGGGGCGTCTGTTGCGGACGCTCGCTGCCTCGCGCCCCGGCGGCTGCCTCGCCGAGTTGGGCACGGGGACGGGGGTGGGCGCGGCGTGGCTGCTGGCGGGAATGGACGACACAGCGCGGCTCACCACCGCCGAACTCGACCCGGGGCGGGCGAAGGTCGCCCGCCGGGTGCTGGGAGACGACCCGCGCGCCGAGGTGCTGGCTGGCGACTGGCGGAAAGCCATCCCTCACGGCCCCTTCGACCTGCTCTTCAGCGACTGTGCGCCTTCCAAGCGTGAGACGGAGAGCCTGGAGGTGCTGGTGGACGCCCTGCGCCCCGGCGGGATGCTCGTGCTCGACAACTTCAGCCCACCCGCCCACCTGCCCGAGGGACTCCACGCGGGCGACCCGGAGCGGGAGGCGTTGTGGAATTACCCGGGCTTGATCTGCACCGAGGTGGCGGTCAGTGCGGGCGAGCGGATAATCCTTGCCGCGAGGCGCGGCTGA
- a CDS encoding nucleoside deaminase, translating to MGEVGSGEWLVDGAGGPRPTHHLPLTVGWHAALSEAWTAYLHGSYPIGAVVVNAGGEVIARGRNRLGEPRGVAGVISGHDLAHAEINALLDLAVKPRPEVYGWTVLTTVQPCPQCAGAIAMSSIRAVEYAAPDPWAGCTRLLTDDPYVRQKGIRVGRAPREVEHLALRIALVGFLEEGHASLETSLMRAYRRSHPADVESATRLHASGALAGLRARGATFPEALDVLGGEA from the coding sequence ATGGGAGAAGTGGGCAGTGGTGAGTGGTTAGTGGACGGGGCAGGCGGCCCACGGCCCACTCACCACTTACCACTTACAGTCGGCTGGCACGCCGCCCTCTCCGAGGCCTGGACCGCCTACCTCCACGGCTCCTATCCCATCGGGGCGGTGGTGGTGAACGCCGGGGGCGAGGTCATCGCGCGGGGGCGCAACCGGCTGGGGGAACCCCGGGGCGTGGCGGGCGTCATCAGCGGGCACGACCTCGCGCACGCGGAGATCAACGCGCTGCTGGACCTCGCGGTGAAACCCCGACCCGAGGTGTACGGATGGACCGTGTTGACCACCGTGCAGCCGTGCCCGCAGTGCGCCGGGGCGATTGCCATGAGCAGCATCCGCGCCGTCGAGTACGCCGCCCCTGACCCCTGGGCGGGCTGCACCCGGCTGCTGACGGACGACCCGTATGTCCGGCAAAAGGGCATCCGGGTGGGCCGGGCTCCCCGGGAGGTCGAGCACCTGGCGCTGCGAATAGCCCTCGTCGGCTTTCTGGAGGAGGGGCACGCCTCCCTGGAGACCTCGCTGATGCGCGCCTACCGTCGAAGTCATCCGGCGGATGTGGAGTCGGCGACGCGTCTTCACGCCTCTGGGGCACTCGCCGGGTTGCGGGCCCGGGGGGCGACCTTCCCCGAGGCTCTGGACGTTCTCGGGGGTGAGGCGTGA
- a CDS encoding GGDEF domain-containing protein: MPRPDILTRPAFEAAFEGLKGAPVTLAVLDLDHFKTLNDTLGHTEGDRVLRSLERLLSGSLPTGSMVGRLGGDEYAALLPETAPETALILFDEVIRHFHIHRDPHWPRTLGLSVGLAARPAHAHTYADLHRAADEALLRAKREGRGRACIYVESKMVLKSNYYPKSQLERLAKLSAALGRTEASLLREALDDLIERHRGAL, from the coding sequence ATGCCCCGACCCGACATCCTGACTCGGCCAGCCTTCGAGGCGGCCTTCGAGGGATTGAAGGGCGCCCCCGTCACGCTCGCCGTGCTGGACCTCGACCACTTCAAGACGCTCAACGACACCCTGGGGCACACCGAGGGCGACCGGGTGCTGAGGAGCCTCGAACGGCTGCTGTCGGGCAGCCTGCCGACGGGGAGTATGGTCGGGCGGCTGGGCGGGGACGAGTACGCGGCGCTCTTGCCCGAGACGGCGCCCGAGACGGCGCTGATCCTCTTCGACGAGGTGATCAGGCACTTCCACATCCACCGCGACCCGCACTGGCCGCGCACGCTGGGGCTGAGCGTGGGGCTCGCCGCCCGGCCCGCCCACGCTCACACCTACGCCGACCTGCACCGCGCCGCCGACGAGGCCCTCCTGAGGGCCAAACGCGAGGGCCGGGGCCGGGCCTGCATCTATGTGGAGAGCAAGATGGTGCTCAAGAGCAACTACTATCCCAAGAGCCAGCTCGAACGTCTCGCCAAGCTGTCGGCGGCCCTGGGCCGGACGGAGGCGTCCTTGCTGCGCGAGGCGCTGGACGACCTGATCGAGCGGCACCGGGGGGCACTCTGA
- the groES gene encoding co-chaperone GroES, whose amino-acid sequence MLKPLGDRVLVEIIEEAEQKTAGGLYVPDTAKEKSQRGKVVAVGNGKMLDSGTRVALDVKEGDTVYFAKYGGTEVSLDGKNYSLLNERDILAIVE is encoded by the coding sequence ATGTTGAAACCATTGGGCGACCGCGTTCTCGTTGAGATCATCGAAGAAGCCGAGCAGAAGACCGCCGGGGGCCTCTACGTCCCCGACACCGCCAAGGAGAAGAGCCAGCGCGGGAAGGTCGTGGCCGTGGGCAACGGTAAGATGCTCGACAGCGGAACGCGCGTCGCGCTGGACGTGAAGGAAGGCGACACGGTGTATTTCGCCAAGTACGGCGGCACCGAAGTCAGCCTGGACGGCAAGAACTACTCGCTCCTCAACGAGCGGGACATCCTCGCCATCGTGGAGTGA
- the groL gene encoding chaperonin GroEL (60 kDa chaperone family; promotes refolding of misfolded polypeptides especially under stressful conditions; forms two stacked rings of heptamers to form a barrel-shaped 14mer; ends can be capped by GroES; misfolded proteins enter the barrel where they are refolded when GroES binds): MPKQLVFDENARRSLERGVNAVANAVKVTLGPRGRNVVIEKKFGSPTITKDGVTVAKEVELEDKLENIGAQLLKEVASKTNDITGDGTTTATVLGQAVVKEGLRNVAAGANPLALKRGIDKAVAVAVEEIKQLAVPVEDSDAIRKVAGISANDDAVGQEIANAMDKVGKEGVITIEESRGFDTEVDVVEGMQFDKGYISPYFITSPDTMEAILEDAFILINEKKVGALKDLLPVLEKVAQTGRPLLIIAEDVEGEALATLVVNKLRGTLNIAAVKAPGFGDRRKEMLRDIAAVTGGQVVSEDLGHRLENVGMDMLGRAARIRITKDETTIIDGRGNQAEIDARVNAIKAELDTTDSDYAREKLQERLAKLAGGVAVIRVGAATETELKEKKHRYEDALSTARSAVEEGIVAGGGTTLLRVIPAVRKAAEGLEGDEATGARILIRALEEPARQIAANAGEEGSVIVNAVINSDKPRFGFNAATSQYVDDMVQAGIVDPAKVTRTALQNAASIGALILTTEAIVSDKPEKASPAPAGGGMGGGDMGGMDF, translated from the coding sequence ATGCCCAAGCAACTCGTCTTTGATGAAAACGCCCGCCGCAGCCTGGAACGCGGCGTCAATGCCGTCGCCAACGCCGTCAAGGTCACCCTGGGGCCGCGTGGCCGCAACGTCGTGATCGAGAAGAAGTTCGGCAGCCCCACGATCACCAAGGACGGCGTGACCGTCGCCAAGGAAGTGGAGCTGGAGGACAAGCTCGAGAACATCGGCGCCCAGCTTCTCAAGGAAGTCGCCTCCAAGACCAACGACATCACGGGTGACGGCACCACCACCGCCACCGTCCTCGGCCAGGCCGTCGTGAAGGAAGGTCTGCGCAACGTGGCCGCCGGGGCGAACCCGCTGGCCCTCAAGCGCGGCATCGACAAGGCCGTCGCGGTCGCCGTCGAGGAGATCAAGCAGCTCGCCGTGCCCGTCGAGGACAGCGACGCCATCCGCAAGGTCGCGGGCATCAGCGCGAACGATGACGCCGTGGGCCAGGAAATCGCCAACGCGATGGACAAGGTCGGCAAGGAAGGCGTCATCACCATCGAGGAGTCCCGGGGCTTCGACACGGAAGTGGATGTCGTCGAGGGGATGCAGTTCGACAAGGGCTACATCAGCCCCTACTTCATCACCTCGCCCGACACGATGGAGGCCATCTTGGAAGACGCCTTCATCCTGATCAACGAGAAGAAGGTTGGGGCCCTCAAGGACCTCCTCCCGGTGCTGGAAAAGGTCGCGCAGACAGGCCGTCCCCTCCTGATCATCGCCGAGGACGTGGAGGGCGAGGCGCTCGCCACGCTGGTCGTGAACAAGCTGCGCGGCACGCTGAACATCGCCGCCGTGAAGGCCCCCGGCTTCGGTGACCGCCGCAAGGAGATGCTGCGCGACATCGCCGCTGTGACGGGCGGGCAGGTGGTCTCGGAAGACCTCGGGCACCGGCTGGAGAACGTCGGCATGGACATGCTGGGCCGCGCCGCGCGCATCCGCATCACCAAGGACGAGACCACGATCATCGACGGCCGGGGCAACCAGGCCGAGATCGACGCCCGCGTGAACGCGATCAAGGCCGAACTCGACACCACCGACTCCGACTACGCCCGCGAGAAGCTCCAGGAGCGCCTCGCCAAGCTGGCGGGCGGCGTGGCCGTGATCCGCGTGGGCGCGGCGACCGAGACCGAACTCAAGGAGAAGAAGCACCGCTACGAGGACGCACTGTCCACCGCCCGCTCGGCGGTCGAGGAAGGCATCGTCGCGGGCGGCGGCACCACGCTGCTGCGCGTGATCCCCGCCGTGCGCAAGGCCGCCGAGGGCCTGGAGGGTGACGAGGCCACGGGTGCTCGCATCCTGATCCGTGCCCTGGAAGAGCCCGCCCGCCAGATCGCCGCGAACGCGGGCGAGGAAGGCAGCGTCATCGTCAACGCCGTGATCAACTCCGACAAGCCCCGCTTCGGCTTCAACGCCGCGACGAGCCAGTACGTGGACGACATGGTGCAGGCCGGCATCGTGGACCCCGCCAAGGTGACCCGCACGGCGCTCCAGAACGCCGCGAGCATCGGCGCCCTGATCCTCACCACCGAGGCCATCGTCTCCGACAAGCCCGAGAAGGCTTCGCCCGCCCCCGCTGGTGGCGGCATGGGCGGCGGCGACATGGGCGGAATGGACTTCTAA
- a CDS encoding DUF72 domain-containing protein, translated as MRVWIGCGGYSNEEWAAPGLIYEGVKKDTYLETYARHFDAVELNSSFYAIPGLKAFEGMARKSAGRTRFTVKVNKVFTHDRAPTDADFDRMLQSPGPLADAGLLGPYLAQFPYSFHRTADNRKYLLGLAERFAGHELAVELRHASWDKPEVREAMAEYGLIWVSPDYPVVGGMPEPQVHVTTDVGYLRLHGRNKGSWWEGSSAAERHDYLYNRAEMDEWAEKIALVADDLSELYIFFQNTTKGHALKNIPMLREALNARGIPVKTPDPADDGRLM; from the coding sequence ATGCGCGTATGGATCGGCTGCGGCGGTTACAGCAACGAGGAATGGGCGGCTCCCGGCCTGATCTACGAGGGCGTCAAGAAAGACACCTACCTGGAGACGTACGCCCGGCACTTCGACGCCGTGGAACTCAACTCCTCCTTCTACGCGATTCCCGGCCTCAAGGCCTTCGAGGGCATGGCCCGCAAGAGCGCCGGGCGCACCCGCTTCACGGTCAAGGTGAATAAGGTCTTCACCCACGACCGCGCCCCCACCGACGCCGACTTCGACCGGATGCTCCAGAGCCCCGGCCCTCTCGCCGACGCCGGACTTCTCGGCCCCTACCTCGCCCAGTTCCCGTACTCCTTCCACCGGACGGCGGACAACCGCAAGTACCTCCTGGGCCTCGCCGAGCGGTTTGCCGGGCACGAACTCGCCGTCGAACTCCGCCACGCCAGTTGGGACAAGCCCGAGGTGCGCGAGGCGATGGCCGAATACGGCCTGATCTGGGTCAGCCCCGACTACCCGGTGGTCGGCGGGATGCCCGAGCCGCAGGTCCACGTCACGACCGACGTGGGTTACCTGCGGCTGCACGGGCGCAACAAGGGCAGTTGGTGGGAGGGCTCAAGTGCCGCCGAGAGGCACGACTACCTCTATAACCGCGCCGAGATGGACGAGTGGGCGGAGAAGATCGCCCTCGTCGCCGATGACCTCAGCGAGCTGTACATCTTTTTCCAGAACACGACGAAGGGCCACGCGCTGAAGAACATCCCCATGCTGCGGGAGGCATTGAACGCGCGCGGCATTCCGGTGAAGACGCCCGACCCGGCGGACGACGGGCGATTGATGTGA
- a CDS encoding response regulator: protein MERRRILLVDDNPHDVELALNAFQEGGEEHEVFVAGSGPEALAALRAPENLPDLILLDLKMPHMDGLAVLDAIRSETATRDIPVVMLTTSGEDRDIQASYDHGASAYVVKPLDFGQFQQAVQTITNFWARLNRHPRFG, encoded by the coding sequence GTGGAACGCCGACGTATTCTGCTCGTAGACGACAACCCACATGACGTGGAGCTTGCCTTGAACGCCTTTCAGGAGGGCGGCGAAGAGCACGAGGTTTTTGTCGCGGGCAGCGGTCCCGAGGCGCTCGCTGCCCTGCGCGCCCCGGAAAACCTGCCCGACCTGATCCTGCTCGACCTGAAGATGCCGCATATGGACGGGCTCGCCGTGCTCGACGCCATCCGCAGCGAGACGGCGACCCGCGACATTCCCGTCGTCATGCTCACCACCAGCGGCGAGGACCGCGACATCCAGGCGAGCTACGACCACGGCGCGAGCGCGTACGTGGTCAAGCCCCTCGACTTCGGGCAGTTTCAGCAGGCGGTGCAGACGATCACCAACTTCTGGGCGCGGCTCAACCGCCACCCCCGCTTCGGCTGA
- the hisF gene encoding imidazole glycerol phosphate synthase subunit HisF, whose amino-acid sequence MLTKRIIPCLDVQNGRVVKNVRFFENHRDAGDPLALARAYEAQQADELVFYDITATHEGRHLMLDVAARVAEQVMMPLTVGGGVNAVSDFRQLLLAGADKISVNSGAVRRPEVIREASDHFGAQCVVLSIDAKRRPNGEGWTVHVGGGRVDSGLDLIEWAERGQTLGAGEICLNVMDADGTRAGFDLTATRAVASAVDLPVIASGGAGRLEDFRDVLLGGESGGHADAALAASVFHFGELTVPEVKNYLKGEGLPVRPDWRDL is encoded by the coding sequence ATGCTCACGAAGCGCATCATCCCCTGCCTGGACGTGCAGAACGGGCGGGTGGTCAAGAATGTCCGGTTCTTCGAGAACCACCGTGACGCCGGGGACCCCCTCGCGCTCGCCCGGGCCTACGAGGCGCAGCAGGCCGACGAACTGGTCTTCTACGACATCACGGCGACGCACGAGGGCCGTCATCTCATGCTCGACGTGGCCGCCCGCGTCGCCGAGCAGGTCATGATGCCGCTGACGGTGGGGGGTGGGGTGAACGCCGTGTCCGACTTCCGTCAGCTCCTCCTCGCCGGGGCCGACAAGATCAGCGTGAACAGCGGGGCGGTGCGGCGCCCGGAGGTGATCCGCGAGGCCAGCGATCACTTCGGCGCCCAGTGCGTCGTGCTCAGCATCGACGCCAAACGGCGCCCGAACGGGGAGGGCTGGACCGTCCACGTCGGCGGCGGGCGGGTGGACAGTGGCCTCGACCTCATCGAGTGGGCGGAGCGGGGGCAGACGCTCGGCGCGGGCGAAATCTGCCTGAACGTGATGGACGCCGACGGCACCCGGGCGGGCTTCGACCTTACGGCCACCCGCGCGGTCGCCTCGGCGGTGGACCTCCCCGTGATCGCCTCGGGGGGGGCGGGGCGGCTGGAGGACTTCCGGGACGTGCTCCTTGGCGGCGAGTCCGGCGGCCACGCGGACGCGGCCCTAGCGGCGAGCGTCTTCCACTTCGGGGAGCTAACGGTGCCCGAGGTGAAGAACTATCTCAAGGGCGAGGGGCTGCCCGTGCGCCCCGACTGGAGGGACCTGTGA
- the hisIE gene encoding bifunctional phosphoribosyl-AMP cyclohydrolase/phosphoribosyl-ATP diphosphatase HisIE, which yields MTAPGLDDLRFGADGLIPVVTQDARTGAVLMQAYADRAAVERTLQTREATYYSRSRGEQWVKGLSSGHTQRVVSVALDCDGDSVLYRVEQTGPACHTGEYSCFHRPLLGEETTQTGLGDTLERVYATITERLATLPENSYVARLHAGGLDRVLKKVAEEAGEVLLASKNGDRAELATEVADLLFHTLFTMAEVGVSPADVATVLQGREGRSGLKGPKEVG from the coding sequence GTGACGGCCCCGGGGCTCGACGACCTGCGCTTTGGCGCGGACGGCCTGATCCCGGTCGTGACCCAGGACGCGCGGACGGGCGCCGTGCTGATGCAGGCTTACGCCGACCGGGCGGCGGTCGAGCGGACGTTGCAAACGCGCGAGGCCACCTACTACAGCCGTTCGCGCGGCGAGCAGTGGGTCAAGGGGCTCAGCAGCGGGCACACCCAGCGGGTCGTCTCGGTCGCCCTCGACTGCGACGGGGACAGTGTGCTCTACCGGGTCGAACAGACGGGTCCCGCCTGCCACACCGGGGAGTATTCCTGCTTCCACCGGCCCCTGCTGGGAGAGGAAACGACTCAGACCGGGCTGGGCGACACGCTGGAACGGGTCTACGCGACGATCACCGAACGCCTCGCCACCCTGCCCGAGAACAGCTACGTCGCGCGGCTGCACGCCGGGGGCCTCGACCGGGTCCTCAAAAAGGTCGCCGAGGAGGCGGGCGAGGTCCTGCTCGCGTCGAAGAACGGGGACCGTGCCGAACTCGCCACCGAGGTCGCCGACCTGCTGTTCCACACCCTCTTCACGATGGCGGAGGTGGGCGTCAGCCCCGCCGACGTGGCCACCGTGTTGCAGGGGCGGGAGGGGCGCAGCGGGCTGAAGGGGCCGAAGGAGGTCGGGTAG
- a CDS encoding 5-formyltetrahydrofolate cyclo-ligase — MLARPAPGAPKAQWRTWARELRSGLPNDSPQVTAHLAAFLHGRGVRRVLAYRALPGEPDVGALAREFELLTTRARFRPGPHLTLHRWETATEPSRFGVLQPPANAPRVPLATVEAVLLPALAFDRSGVRLGYGGGFYDRLLPDFTGLTVGVVPGALVVPALPAEAHDLRVEFLATEGGVRAVVRPGRM, encoded by the coding sequence ATGCTTGCTCGTCCGGCGCCAGGCGCGCCTAAGGCTCAGTGGCGGACCTGGGCGCGTGAGCTGCGCTCGGGTCTGCCGAATGACTCACCACAGGTCACGGCCCACCTCGCCGCCTTCCTGCACGGACGGGGAGTGCGGCGGGTTCTCGCCTACCGCGCCCTCCCCGGGGAGCCGGACGTGGGCGCCCTCGCACGGGAGTTCGAGCTGCTGACCACCCGCGCCCGCTTCCGGCCCGGGCCGCATCTGACGCTCCACCGCTGGGAGACGGCGACCGAGCCGAGCCGCTTCGGGGTGCTCCAGCCCCCGGCGAACGCGCCGCGCGTGCCCCTCGCCACGGTGGAGGCGGTGCTGCTTCCTGCCCTCGCCTTCGACCGCTCGGGTGTGCGGCTGGGGTACGGGGGCGGCTTCTACGACCGCCTGCTCCCCGACTTCACGGGGCTGACCGTCGGCGTGGTCCCGGGGGCCCTCGTCGTGCCCGCCCTGCCCGCCGAGGCCCACGACCTGCGGGTGGAGTTCCTGGCGACGGAGGGAGGCGTGCGGGCGGTGGTTCGTCCAGGCAGGATGTAA
- a CDS encoding ABC transporter ATP-binding protein has translation MTAPQAVQNVQTGPPGTIALQARGLVKDFRGFRATNAVSLDIREGEIHAIIGPNGAGKTTLFNLLSGFLRPTSGEVTLFGERIDTLPPHAIVRRGLSRSFQISSVFPSLTVRENVIVALQSPTSLPRQFWTPLSRLEALGPRADQILADVGLDAAHARLAADLGHGEKRQLEIGISLTQDPRVLLLDEPTSGMGSEGVSRVIALVRQVARGRTVVLVEHNMSVVAQLADRITVLQYGQVLASGSYDEVRRDPRVIEAYLGEEAHG, from the coding sequence ATGACGGCCCCGCAGGCTGTTCAGAACGTGCAGACAGGCCCACCGGGCACCATCGCCCTCCAGGCCCGGGGGCTGGTGAAGGACTTCCGGGGCTTCCGGGCCACGAACGCCGTGAGCCTCGACATCCGCGAGGGCGAAATTCACGCCATCATCGGGCCGAACGGGGCGGGCAAGACGACCCTCTTCAACCTGCTCTCGGGCTTCCTGCGGCCCACCAGCGGCGAGGTCACCCTCTTCGGAGAGCGCATCGACACCTTGCCCCCCCACGCGATTGTGCGGCGGGGGCTCTCCCGTTCTTTCCAGATCAGCAGCGTCTTTCCCAGCCTGACGGTGCGGGAGAACGTGATCGTGGCCTTGCAGTCGCCGACCAGCCTACCCCGGCAATTCTGGACGCCCCTCTCGCGGCTGGAGGCCCTCGGCCCGCGCGCCGACCAGATTCTCGCGGACGTGGGGCTCGACGCCGCCCACGCCCGCCTCGCCGCCGACCTCGGCCACGGGGAGAAGCGGCAGCTCGAAATCGGCATCTCGCTGACCCAGGACCCGCGCGTCCTCCTCCTCGACGAGCCGACGAGCGGCATGGGGTCGGAGGGGGTGAGTAGGGTGATCGCCCTCGTGCGGCAGGTGGCGCGCGGGCGCACGGTCGTCCTCGTCGAGCACAACATGAGCGTGGTTGCGCAGCTCGCCGACCGCATCACCGTCTTGCAGTACGGACAGGTGCTCGCCAGCGGGAGCTACGACGAGGTGAGGCGCGACCCCCGCGTCATCGAGGCGTATCTGGGAGAAGAGGCGCACGGGTGA
- a CDS encoding ABC transporter ATP-binding protein, with protein sequence MTASAPRPSPAPAGTAPLLEVRDLNAFYGQSHVLHGVNLHVMPGEVVSLIGRNGAGKTTTLKSIMGVLRSRTGRVTFGGQDLTRLPSNRIAARGLAWVPEERAILSSLTVRENLELPPARPGGWSAERAYQAFPVLRERGHHPGSKLSGGEQQMLAIVRVLRSGPKLLLLDEPSEGLAPVIVQRIGDMLSELRREGLAVILVEQNLRFATRLADRHYVLVDGHVVDEVRRDEVEARRSDLLRYLSV encoded by the coding sequence GTGACGGCCTCCGCCCCCCGGCCCTCTCCCGCCCCGGCGGGCACGGCGCCGCTGCTCGAAGTCCGCGACCTGAACGCTTTTTACGGCCAGAGTCACGTCCTGCACGGGGTGAACCTCCACGTCATGCCCGGCGAGGTCGTCAGCCTGATCGGGCGCAACGGCGCGGGCAAGACGACCACCCTCAAGTCGATCATGGGCGTTTTGCGGAGCCGCACGGGCCGCGTCACCTTCGGGGGCCAGGACCTCACCCGGCTGCCGAGCAACCGCATCGCCGCGCGTGGCCTCGCCTGGGTGCCCGAGGAACGCGCGATCCTGAGCAGCCTCACCGTCCGCGAGAACCTGGAACTCCCCCCCGCGCGGCCCGGCGGCTGGAGTGCGGAGCGCGCGTATCAGGCCTTTCCCGTCCTGCGCGAGCGCGGTCATCACCCCGGCAGCAAGCTCTCGGGCGGCGAACAGCAGATGCTCGCCATCGTGCGGGTGCTGCGCAGCGGCCCGAAACTCCTCCTCCTCGACGAGCCGAGCGAGGGTCTGGCCCCCGTCATCGTCCAGCGCATCGGCGACATGCTCTCGGAACTGCGCCGCGAGGGTCTGGCCGTCATCCTCGTCGAGCAGAACCTCCGCTTCGCCACCCGCCTCGCCGACCGCCATTACGTCCTCGTGGACGGCCACGTCGTCGATGAGGTCCGCCGCGATGAGGTGGAGGCCCGCCGTTCCGACCTCCTGCGTTACCTCAGCGTCTAA